A single region of the Vicia villosa cultivar HV-30 ecotype Madison, WI linkage group LG4, Vvil1.0, whole genome shotgun sequence genome encodes:
- the LOC131596630 gene encoding peptide-N4-(N-acetyl-beta-glucosaminyl)asparagine amidase A-like, with amino-acid sequence MDPILFTFLFFFFFLFHYPISASNLYKIKQLNSDSLSQSTSSHDSHAPQSPTKYFEVTKPIQIPKTKPCSHHVLHHDFGYTYGNPPVFANYTSPSHCSATKFSKIVFEWKATCEGRQFDRIFGVWLDGVELLRSCTAEPRATGIVWTVEKDITRYHSLLLNNHHQQNQTLAVFLGNIVDKTYTGVYHVDITIHFYPFHVSTHKTKKLKPLAFRSDSHADLILPISRNLPLNDGLWFNIQNSTDVGLREFSVPQNAYRAVLEVYVSFHENDEFWYSNLPNEYLAANNITNSPGNGPFREVLVTLDDNVVGSVWPFTVIYTGGINPLLWRPITGIGSFDLPSYDIEITPFLGEILDGKNHLFGFKVTNALNVWYIDANLHLWLDANSVRTEGELVNHIEKPLVESIVSDFNGLNGTFLTSAKKSILSSGWVRSSFGNITTSFVQDFSYYSSMVMRKNGGKQTVNQIISFNDSVRVKLPSSHLDLVDDTNRNFSLYLDSDELGQGNETYLAVSNVTLGFNVNNSKSEDSGFSKSFLNNVQDSQGKMVVKKNLVVSGVGETQQDYRYESNEGCYLRKIGSSNYTILYDKVNHSCNKRSHSPLGFNIFKKFPIMIIL; translated from the coding sequence ATGGACCCCATTCTCtttacctttctcttcttctttttcttcctttttcactACCCTATTTCTGCATCAAATCTATACAAAATCAAACAACTAAATTCAGATTCTCTTTCTCAATCCACATCCTCACATGATTCTCATGCTCCACAATCACCTACCAAATACTTTGAGGTAACAAAACCCATTCAAATCCCAAAAACTAAACCTTGTTCACACCATGTTCTTCACCACGATTTTGGTTACACATATGGAAACCCCCCAGTTTTTGCTAATTACACCTCTCCCTCTCATTGCTCAGCCACAAAGTTTTCCAAAATTGTTTTTGAGTGGAAAGCAACATGTGAAGGAAGACAATTTGATCGCATTTTCGGTGTTTGGCTTGATGGTGTTGAGTTACTCAGAAGCTGTACTGCAGAACCAAGAGCCACTGGAATTGTATGGACAGTTGAAAAAGACATCACGAGGTATCATTCTTTGTTATtgaataatcatcatcaacagaatcaaaccctagctgttttTCTAGGAAATATTGTCGACAAAACTTACACTGGTGTTTATCATGTTGATATCACTATTCACTTTTACCCTTTTCATGTCAGCACTCATAAGACAAAAAAGTTGAAACCTTTAGCATTTAGAAGTGATTCTCATGCTGATTTGATCTTGCCCATTTCAAGAAATCTCCCACTAAATGATGGGTTGTGGTTCAATATTCAAAACTCAACTGATGTTGGTTTGAGGGAATTCAGTGTTCCTCAAAATGCTTATAGGGCTGTGTTAGAGGTTTATGTTTCATTTCATGAGAATGATGAGTTTTGGTATAGTAATCTTCCCAATGAATACCTTGCTGCAAATAACATAACTAATTCACCCGGAAATGGACCCTTTAGAGAGGTTTTAGTTACTCTTGATGATAATGTTGTTGGTTCTGTTTGGCCTTTTACTGTGATCTACACTGGAGGGATTAATCCTCTCTTATGGAGACCAATTACCGGCATTGGTTCATTTGATCTTCCGTCGTATGATATCGAAATTACGCCTTTCTTGGGCGAAATACTAGATGGAAAGAATCATTTGTTTGGGTTCAAGGTAACAAATGCATTGAATGTTTGGTATATAGATGCAAATTTACATCTTTGGTTGGACGCAAATAGCGTTAGAACGGAAGGAGAACTAGTGAACCACATTGAGAAACCTTTGGTTGAATCTATAGTATCCGATTTTAACGGTTTAAACGGAACGTTCTTGACTagtgcaaagaaatccattttgtcTAGCGGATGGGTTAGATCCTCCTTTGGTAATATCACAACTAGTTTCGTTCAAGATTTTAGTTACTACAGTTCAATGGTAATGAGGAAGAATGGAGGGAAACAAACTGTGAATCAAATTATATCGTTCAACGACAGTGTTCGTGTTAAACTTCCATCGTCGCATCTGGATTTGGTCGATGACACAAACAGAAATTTTTCCCTTTACTTGGACTCAGATGAACTAGGCCAAGGTAATGAGACTTATCTAGCTGTTTCGAATGTTACATTAGGATTTAATGTGAATAATTCTAAGAGCGAGGATTCTGGATTTTCGAAGAGCTTTCTAAATAATGTGCAAGATAGCCAAGGTAAAATGGTGGTTAAGAAGAATTTGGTTGTTAGTGGAGTGGGAGAAACACAGCAAGATTACAGATATGAAAGCAATGAAGGTTGCTACTTGAGAAAAATTGGAAGCTCAAATTATACAATTCTATATGATAAAGTAAATCATTCATGCAACAAAAGAAGTCACTCTCCTCTTGGCTTTAACATTTTCAAAAAGTTTCCCATTATGATTATTCTATAG